From the Pseudomonas lalucatii genome, the window TGGGAACTGCTGTTCGAACGCCTGCAGGTCGCCGAAGGCAAGGCCGACCAGGGCCAGAGCCTGCTGATCGTCGGCGCCGCCGGCGGCGTCGGCTCGATGCTGGTGCAGCTGGCGCGCCAGCTCACCGGGCTGACGGTGATCGGCACCGCCTCGCGCCCCGAGACCCAGGCCTGGGTGCGCGAGCTCGGCGCCCACCATGTGCTCGACCACAGCAAGCCGCTGAGCGAGGAGCTGGCCCGCAGCGGCCTGCCGCCGGTCAGCCACGTCGCCAGCCTGACCCAGACCGACCAGCACTTCGACCAGCTGGTCGAGGCGCTGGCACCGCAGGGTCGCCTGGCGCTGATCGACGACCCGGTGCAAGCGCTGGACCTCATGAAGCTCAAGGCCAAGAGCCTGTCGCTGCACTGGGAGCTGATGTTCACCCGCTCGCTGTTCCAGACCGCCGACATGATCGAGCAGCACCGCCTGCTCGAGCGGGTCGCCGGCCTGATCGACGGCGGCGTGCTGCGCACCACCCTCGGCGAGCACTTCGGCCGCATCGACGCGGCCAACCTGCG encodes:
- a CDS encoding zinc-binding alcohol dehydrogenase family protein is translated as MKAIAYFQSLPAEDAQALQDVQLPAPAPGPRDLLVAVKAISVNPVDTKIRNRVAPENGAAKVLGWDASGIVQAVGSEVRLFQPGDRVYYAGAIDRAGANSELHVVDERIVGHMPKTLGFAEAAALPLTAITAWELLFERLQVAEGKADQGQSLLIVGAAGGVGSMLVQLARQLTGLTVIGTASRPETQAWVRELGAHHVLDHSKPLSEELARSGLPPVSHVASLTQTDQHFDQLVEALAPQGRLALIDDPVQALDLMKLKAKSLSLHWELMFTRSLFQTADMIEQHRLLERVAGLIDGGVLRTTLGEHFGRIDAANLRRAHALLESGKAKGKIVLEDF